A region from the Rosa rugosa chromosome 6, drRosRugo1.1, whole genome shotgun sequence genome encodes:
- the LOC133714007 gene encoding G-type lectin S-receptor-like serine/threonine-protein kinase At4g27290 isoform X1, with product MGWLLCYLVTVLLSHILPFCTCQDKIVPGQHISGNLTLVSSLGTFSLGFFNPENSTKYFLAIRFNKFPTTALVWVANRESPLDSPGFFMLSSDGNLVVLDQTRKLVWSTKASVSASAMNHTTGLLEDNGNLVLSFEEVTLWQSFDHPSDTMLPGMKISLNKTSGQQRRLTSWAALDDPQPGKFTFGIDPKVPVQAIVWKETTPYYRSSLYIGQDTRTQFQNSVGTAFFYSYNFDVDEVYIAYSVSDSSAKLRVWLDPTGQLKQQLWQNSSKTWLELGNSWPVDICDFYAHCGPNSACRRGEPLSSPCKCLTGFTAKFPNQSAVGDWSSGCIRENVLTCGNVIQGYFSKLEKVKLPDHSVLLENRSMSECDSECQQNCSCTAYAYVNATDGRNIGTCLAWFGELLDLVENKTYGANDIYIRVHGSELGKKGLSVNSLKRTLVIAIVSAAAVGLLTITFGYFFWKKKLEKKGKQNISNVSAGGGKNDTELPLFSLRSMLAATNNFSEANKLGEGGFGPVYKGILPENQEVAIKRLSKKSGQGHHEFKNELKLIAKLQHTNLVRLLGCCMEGDEMILIYEYMSNRSLDKFLFDAFEKTKLDWDTRFRIIQGIAQGVLYIHKYSRLKIIHRDLKASNVLLDGTMNPKVSDFGMARIFDINQIEANTNKVVGTYGYMSPEYALFGHFSEKLDVFSFGVLLLEIVSGKKNASFYSFENSLTLAQWVWELWKEGRGVEVIDTSVRETCRIHEALRCIHVGLLCVQEAPVDRPTMSSVIHMLEVDEATSLPPSKEPAFSTCRNSNPVTIFSDNVITITLPKPR from the exons ATGGGGTGGCTCTTGTGTTACCTTGTAACAGTGCTCTTATCTCATATCCTGCCATTCTGTACCTGCCAAGACAAAATTGTACCAGGACAGCATATCAGTGGTAACCTGACTTTGGTTTCTTCCCTTGGGACCTTTTCATTAGGCTTCTTCAATCCTGAAAATTCTACTAAATACTTCCTTGCTATACGATTCAACAAATTCCCAACTACTGCATTAGTATGGGTAGCTAATAGAGAATCTCCACTTGATTCTCCGGGTTTCTTTATGCTCAGCAGTGATGGAAATCTTGTGGTGTTGGATCAGACTAGAAAACTTGTCTGGTCAACTAAAGCATCCGTATCTGCTTCTGCAATGAATCACACAACTGGATTACTAGAGGATAACGGAAACCTTGTTCTGAGCTTTGAAGAAGTCACTTTGTGGCAGAGCTTCGATCATCCCTCTGATACTATGTTGCCTGGCATGAAGATTAGCTTGAACAAAACGAGTGGCCAACAAAGGCGCCTTACATCCTGGGCAGCGCTTGATGATCCACAACCCGGAAAGTTCACCTTCGGCATAGATCCTAAAGTACCAGTTCAGGCCATTGTCTGGAAGGAAACTACTCCGTATTATAGAAGTTCTCTGTACATTGGCCAGGATACAAGAACACAGTTTCAAAATTCAGTTGGAACCGCGTTTTTCTATTCATACAACTTTGATGTTGATGAGGTTTATATTGCTTACAGTGTCTCGGATAGCTCAGCAAAATTGAGGGTCTGGTTGGATCCTACAGGGCAACTTAAACAGCAGTTGTGGCAGAATTCTAGTAAAACGTGGTTGGAACTAGGGAATTCATGGCCCGTTGATATCTGTGATTTTTATGCTCATTGCGGTCCCAATAGTGCCTGTCGTAGAGGTGAACCCCTGTCATCACCATGCAAGTGTTTGACTGGTTTTACAGCCAAGTTTCCGAACCAATCGGCGGTAGGGGATTGGTCCAGTGGCTGCATTAGGGAAAATGTGTTGACATGTGGTAACGTTATACAAGGTTACTTTTCAAAGCTTGAAAAGGTGAAACTGCCGGATCATTCTGTTCTGTTAGAGAATAGGAGTATGAGCGAGTGTGACTCTGAATGCCAGCAGAACTGTTCTTGTACAGCTTATGCTTATGTAAATGCGACAGATGGACGTAATATTGGGACTTGTTTGGCATGGTTTGGCGAATTACTGGATCTAGTAGAGAATAAAACTTATGGTGCAAATGATATTTATATTCGTGTTCATGGCTCCGAACTAG GCAAAAAGGGTCTTTCCGTTAATTCCTTGAAGCGGACCCTTGTAATTGCAATAGTCTCTGCAGCAGCAGTTGGATTGCTTACAATAACTTTTGGCTATTTCTTTTGGAAgaaaaaattggaaaagaaagGTAAGCAGAATATAAGTAATGTTAGTGCAGGAGGTGGGAAGAATGATACAGAATTACCACTCTTCAGTTTAAGGAGTATGCTAGCTGCTACAAACAACTTCTCTGAAGCGAATAAGCTTGGAGAGGGGGGGTTCGGCCCTGTTTATAAG GGAATTTTGCCAGAAAATCAAGAAGTGGCCATAAAGAGGCTATCAAAGAAGTCTGGGCAAGGACATCATGAGTTCaagaatgagttgaaacttATAGCCAAACTCCAGCATACCAATCTTGTAAGGCTATTGGGTTGTTGTATGGAAGGAGATGAAATGATATTGATCTATGAATACATGTCTAATCGAAGTTTGGACAAATTTTTGTTTG ATGCCTTTGAAAAGACAAAGTTAGATTGGGATACACGCTTTCGAATTATACAAGGTATTGCTCAAGGAGTACTATATATCCACAAGTACTCTAGATTGAAAATCATCCACAGAGATCTAAAAGCAAGCAATGTTCTGTTGGACGGAACAATGAACCCCAAAGTGTCTGACTTTGGAATGGCGAGAATTTTTGACATAAATCAAATTGAAGCAAATACTAACAAGGTTGTTGGAACATA CGGCTATATGTCTCCTGAATATGCACTCTTTGGTCATTTCTCCGAGAAATTGGATGTATTTAGTTTCGGAGTATTGTTGTTAGAGATTGTAAGCGGAAAGAAGAATGCTTCTTTTTATAGCTTTGAAAATTCACTAACGCTTGCTCAATGG GTATGGGAATTATGGAAAGAAGGTAGAGGAGTGGAGGTAATTGACACATCAGTAAGGGAAACATGCCGGATTCATGAAGCTTTGAGGTGTATCCATGTTGGGCTTTTGTGCGTTCAAGAAGCTCcagttgatcgaccaacaatgTCATCCGTGATTCATATGCTCGAGGTTGACGAAGCTACATCACTTCCACCCTCTAAAGAACCAGCTTTTTCAACATGTAGAAATTCAAATCCTGTTACCATTTTTTCTGACAATGTAATCACCATTACTTTGCCAAAACCTCGATAG
- the LOC133714007 gene encoding G-type lectin S-receptor-like serine/threonine-protein kinase At1g11330 isoform X2 produces the protein MGWLLCYLVTVLLSHILPFCTCQDKIVPGQHISGNLTLVSSLGTFSLGFFNPENSTKYFLAIRFNKFPTTALVWVANRESPLDSPGFFMLSSDGNLVVLDQTRKLVWSTKASVSASAMNHTTGLLEDNGNLVLSFEEVTLWQSFDHPSDTMLPGMKISLNKTSGQQRRLTSWAALDDPQPGKFTFGIDPKVPVQAIVWKETTPYYRSSLYIGQDTRTQFQNSVGTAFFYSYNFDVDEVYIAYSVSDSSAKLRVWLDPTGQLKQQLWQNSSKTWLELGNSWPVDICDFYAHCGPNSACRRGEPLSSPCKCLTGFTAKFPNQSAVGDWSSGCIRENVLTCGNVIQGYFSKLEKVKLPDHSVLLENRSMSECDSECQQNCSCTAYAYVNATDGRNIGTCLAWFGELLDLVENKTYGANDIYIRVHGSELGKKGLSVNSLKRTLVIAIVSAAAVGLLTITFGYFFWKKKLEKKGKQNISNVSAGGGKNDTELPLFSLRSMLAATNNFSEANKLGEGGFGPVYKGILPENQEVAIKRLSKKSGQGHHEFKNELKLIAKLQHTNLVRLLGCCMEGDEMILIYEYMSNRSLDKFLFDAFEKTKLDWDTRFRIIQGIAQGVLYIHKYSRLKIIHRDLKASNVLLDGTMNPKVSDFGMARIFDINQIEANTNKRLYVS, from the exons ATGGGGTGGCTCTTGTGTTACCTTGTAACAGTGCTCTTATCTCATATCCTGCCATTCTGTACCTGCCAAGACAAAATTGTACCAGGACAGCATATCAGTGGTAACCTGACTTTGGTTTCTTCCCTTGGGACCTTTTCATTAGGCTTCTTCAATCCTGAAAATTCTACTAAATACTTCCTTGCTATACGATTCAACAAATTCCCAACTACTGCATTAGTATGGGTAGCTAATAGAGAATCTCCACTTGATTCTCCGGGTTTCTTTATGCTCAGCAGTGATGGAAATCTTGTGGTGTTGGATCAGACTAGAAAACTTGTCTGGTCAACTAAAGCATCCGTATCTGCTTCTGCAATGAATCACACAACTGGATTACTAGAGGATAACGGAAACCTTGTTCTGAGCTTTGAAGAAGTCACTTTGTGGCAGAGCTTCGATCATCCCTCTGATACTATGTTGCCTGGCATGAAGATTAGCTTGAACAAAACGAGTGGCCAACAAAGGCGCCTTACATCCTGGGCAGCGCTTGATGATCCACAACCCGGAAAGTTCACCTTCGGCATAGATCCTAAAGTACCAGTTCAGGCCATTGTCTGGAAGGAAACTACTCCGTATTATAGAAGTTCTCTGTACATTGGCCAGGATACAAGAACACAGTTTCAAAATTCAGTTGGAACCGCGTTTTTCTATTCATACAACTTTGATGTTGATGAGGTTTATATTGCTTACAGTGTCTCGGATAGCTCAGCAAAATTGAGGGTCTGGTTGGATCCTACAGGGCAACTTAAACAGCAGTTGTGGCAGAATTCTAGTAAAACGTGGTTGGAACTAGGGAATTCATGGCCCGTTGATATCTGTGATTTTTATGCTCATTGCGGTCCCAATAGTGCCTGTCGTAGAGGTGAACCCCTGTCATCACCATGCAAGTGTTTGACTGGTTTTACAGCCAAGTTTCCGAACCAATCGGCGGTAGGGGATTGGTCCAGTGGCTGCATTAGGGAAAATGTGTTGACATGTGGTAACGTTATACAAGGTTACTTTTCAAAGCTTGAAAAGGTGAAACTGCCGGATCATTCTGTTCTGTTAGAGAATAGGAGTATGAGCGAGTGTGACTCTGAATGCCAGCAGAACTGTTCTTGTACAGCTTATGCTTATGTAAATGCGACAGATGGACGTAATATTGGGACTTGTTTGGCATGGTTTGGCGAATTACTGGATCTAGTAGAGAATAAAACTTATGGTGCAAATGATATTTATATTCGTGTTCATGGCTCCGAACTAG GCAAAAAGGGTCTTTCCGTTAATTCCTTGAAGCGGACCCTTGTAATTGCAATAGTCTCTGCAGCAGCAGTTGGATTGCTTACAATAACTTTTGGCTATTTCTTTTGGAAgaaaaaattggaaaagaaagGTAAGCAGAATATAAGTAATGTTAGTGCAGGAGGTGGGAAGAATGATACAGAATTACCACTCTTCAGTTTAAGGAGTATGCTAGCTGCTACAAACAACTTCTCTGAAGCGAATAAGCTTGGAGAGGGGGGGTTCGGCCCTGTTTATAAG GGAATTTTGCCAGAAAATCAAGAAGTGGCCATAAAGAGGCTATCAAAGAAGTCTGGGCAAGGACATCATGAGTTCaagaatgagttgaaacttATAGCCAAACTCCAGCATACCAATCTTGTAAGGCTATTGGGTTGTTGTATGGAAGGAGATGAAATGATATTGATCTATGAATACATGTCTAATCGAAGTTTGGACAAATTTTTGTTTG ATGCCTTTGAAAAGACAAAGTTAGATTGGGATACACGCTTTCGAATTATACAAGGTATTGCTCAAGGAGTACTATATATCCACAAGTACTCTAGATTGAAAATCATCCACAGAGATCTAAAAGCAAGCAATGTTCTGTTGGACGGAACAATGAACCCCAAAGTGTCTGACTTTGGAATGGCGAGAATTTTTGACATAAATCAAATTGAAGCAAATACTAACAAG CGGCTATATGTCTCCTGA